A single genomic interval of Candidatus Bathyanammoxibius amoris harbors:
- a CDS encoding DUF523 domain-containing protein, which translates to MVLVSGCLVGLECRYDGSSERNDHLLALLQGTSFLPFCPEQMGGLPTPRPRAEIVGGDGHDVLAHKARVVDKCGKDVTGAFVRGAMESVKLVRLFNITRAHLKSKSPSCGLGLIYREGRQVEGDGVSAALLVQNGVKITCV; encoded by the coding sequence ATGGTATTAGTGAGCGGATGCCTTGTAGGTCTGGAGTGCAGGTATGACGGCAGTTCCGAAAGGAATGATCATCTGCTGGCGCTGCTGCAAGGCACGAGCTTCCTGCCCTTCTGCCCCGAACAGATGGGCGGCCTTCCGACCCCAAGACCCAGGGCGGAGATAGTGGGCGGTGATGGACACGACGTCCTGGCCCACAAGGCCAGGGTCGTTGACAAATGTGGCAAAGACGTTACAGGGGCTTTTGTCCGCGGGGCGATGGAGTCGGTGAAGCTTGTCAGGCTTTTTAACATAACCAGGGCCCATCTGAAGAGCAAGAGCCCGTCTTGCGGTCTTGGCTTGATCTACAGAGAAGGCCGGCAGGTCGAGGGCGATGGGGTATCCGCCGCGCTGCTTGTCCAGAACGGCGTAAAGATTACCTGCGTCTGA
- a CDS encoding VTT domain-containing protein translates to MLLIVMALAVPAKIFQYVLVCSAGSVLGGCFGYFIGYELFEYMGKPIIDFYGLWEEFDYVSTRFHENAFAAIAVAGFTPIPYKLFTIAAGVCKINFTTFVIASILSRGLRFLAEGALIYFLGERVKPFVEKYFNVFSILFVVLLILGFIIIKMLSGQ, encoded by the coding sequence GTGCTGCTTATCGTCATGGCGCTTGCCGTGCCAGCGAAGATTTTTCAATATGTCCTTGTATGCAGCGCCGGCTCCGTGCTCGGAGGCTGCTTCGGGTATTTTATAGGGTACGAGCTGTTCGAATACATGGGCAAACCCATCATCGATTTTTACGGCTTATGGGAGGAGTTCGATTACGTGAGCACACGGTTCCATGAAAACGCTTTCGCGGCCATAGCCGTTGCCGGTTTTACCCCCATACCGTATAAACTCTTTACTATTGCGGCAGGAGTCTGTAAAATCAATTTCACTACCTTCGTGATAGCGTCGATATTGAGCCGTGGTTTGAGGTTCCTGGCAGAGGGGGCCTTAATATACTTCCTCGGCGAGAGGGTAAAGCCTTTTGTTGAGAAATACTTCAACGTATTCTCTATACTCTTTGTGGTATTGTTAATACTCGGTTTTATAATTATAAAGATGCTTTCGGGTCAATAA